The following nucleotide sequence is from Pseudoclavibacter endophyticus.
CCCGAGCTCGGCGGCAAGCTGCGCGCCGGCCGAAGCCGGAACGACCAGATCGCGACGTTCATCCGCATGTACCTGCGCGACAAATCAGCCGTGCTCGGTGGCATGGTCGCCGAGCTCGCGCGCGTCATCGCCGACCAGGCCGAGGCGAACCAAGACGTCATCATGCCCGGCCGCACCCATTTGCAGCACGCGCAGCCGGTGACCCTCGCGCACCAGCTGCTGGCGCACGCCTGGCCGCTCGCCCGCGACCTCGACCGGCTGTCGGATCTTGGCCGCCGCCTGGACGAGTCGCCGTACGGCTCCGGCGCGCTCGCGGGCTCGACGCTTGGCCTCGACGCCTCGCTCGTGGCGCACGAGCTCGGCTTCTCGAGCTCGGTCGCGAACTCGATCGATGGCACGGCGAGCCGCGATCTCGTGGCCGAGTTCGCGTTCGTGGCAGCGCAGATCGGCATCGACGTCTCGCGCTTGGCCGAAGAATTCATCGTGTGGAACACGAAGGAGTTCAGCTTCATCACGCTCGATGACGCGTGGTCGACCGGCTCGAGCATCATGCCGCAGAAGAAGAACCCCGACATCGCCGAGCTCGCCCGAGGCAAAGCGGGACGTCTCATCGGCAACCTCACCGGTCTGCTCGCAACGCTCAAGGCGCTGCCGCTCGCCTACAACCGCGACCTGCAGGAGGACAAAGAGCCCGTCTTCGACTCGGTCCAGACGCTCGAGGTGCTGCTGCCGGCGTTCACCGGCATGGTCGCGACGACCACATTCCACGGCGACCGGATGCGTGAGCTTGCGCCGCAGGGATTCTCGCTTGCCACTGACGTCGCCGAGTGGCTTGTGAAGCAACGCGTGCCGTTCCGCGACGCGCATGAGCTCTCGGGTGCCTGCGTTCGGCTCGCCGAGTCGAAGGGCATCGATCTGAACGGCCTGAGCGACGATGACTTCGCCGGCGTCTCGCCTCTGCTCACGCCCGAGGTGCGCAGCGTGCTCACGGTCGACGGCTCGGTCGCCACGCGAGACGGTCGCGGCGGCACGTCGCCCGCGCGACTGGCCGAGCAGCTCGACGAGCTGCGGGAACGGCTCGACGAGCTGGCTCCAGACGGGACCGACGATTCAGGTCGGTGACGCTCCCGTGCCTGAGTACGATTGAGCGTGTGACTGAAGCTACATCGGCCGTGCAGGCCAACGACCCGACGTTCGAGAACATTTTCGACGAACTCGAGTGGCGCGGCTATATTCACGTCTCAACCGATCCCGACAACCTCCGTGCCAAGCTCGGGGGAGATCCGATCACGTACTACTGCGGGTTCGACCCGACGGCGCCCAGTCTGCATCTCGGCCACCTCGTGCAGCTGCTGCTGCTCCGTCGACTGCAACTTGCGGGCCACAAGCCCCTCGGCCTCGTCGGCGGCTCGACGGGCCTCGTGGGTGACCCTCGTCCGACGGCCGAGCGGCAGCTGCACTCCCGCGACGTCGTCGCCGAGTGGACGTCGCGGCTGCGCGATCAGATCGGTAACTACCTGTCGTTCGAGGGCGAGAACGCCGCCCGGATGGTCAACAACCTCGACTGGACCGCTCCGCTCAGCGCCATCGACTTCCTCCGCGACATCGGCAAGCACTTCCGCGTCGGCGCGATGCTCAAGAAGGATGCCGTGGCCGCGCGCCTGAACAGCGAGGCCGGCATCTCGTACACCGAGTTCAGCTACCAGGTCCTGCAGGCGCTCGACTACCTGGAGCTCTACCGCCAGTACGACTGCGTGCTGCAGACGGGCGGGAGCGATCAGTGGGGCAATCTCACGGGCGGGGTCGACCTCATCCGGCGCGTCGAAGGGGCGCAGGTCCACGCGCTCGGTTCGCCGCTCATCACGAACTCCGACGGTACGAAGTTCGGCAAATCCGAGGGAAACGCGATCTGGATCGACGCGTCGCTCACCTCGCCGTATGCCTTCTACCAGTTCTGGCTCAACACCGACGATGCCGACGTCGTCGCCCGGTTGAAGGTCTTCACCTTCTTCACGCGCGACGAGATCGCCGAGCTCGAGCGGCTCGTCGCCGACGAGCCCTACCGGCGAGCCGCCCAGCGCGCGCTCGCCCGGGCGGTGACCGAGCTCGTGCACGGTACCGCCGCGACCGAGGCCGCCATCGCTGCGAGCGAGGCCCTGTTCGGCCAGGGCGACCTCGGTGCGCTCGACGCCGAAACGCTTCGAGCCGCGGTCGACGAACTCCCGAATGCGCAAGCGCGTCTGGGGGTGCCGGTCGCCCAGGCGCTCGTCGACACCGGGCT
It contains:
- the argH gene encoding argininosuccinate lyase; protein product: MDRNERAGEAGALWGGRFAGGPSPELARLSKSTHFDWELAHYDLAGSRAHATALHAAGYLSDDELSGMLDAIGTLETRVVSGEFVAAESDEDVHSALERGLVEIAGPELGGKLRAGRSRNDQIATFIRMYLRDKSAVLGGMVAELARVIADQAEANQDVIMPGRTHLQHAQPVTLAHQLLAHAWPLARDLDRLSDLGRRLDESPYGSGALAGSTLGLDASLVAHELGFSSSVANSIDGTASRDLVAEFAFVAAQIGIDVSRLAEEFIVWNTKEFSFITLDDAWSTGSSIMPQKKNPDIAELARGKAGRLIGNLTGLLATLKALPLAYNRDLQEDKEPVFDSVQTLEVLLPAFTGMVATTTFHGDRMRELAPQGFSLATDVAEWLVKQRVPFRDAHELSGACVRLAESKGIDLNGLSDDDFAGVSPLLTPEVRSVLTVDGSVATRDGRGGTSPARLAEQLDELRERLDELAPDGTDDSGR
- the tyrS gene encoding tyrosine--tRNA ligase, yielding MTEATSAVQANDPTFENIFDELEWRGYIHVSTDPDNLRAKLGGDPITYYCGFDPTAPSLHLGHLVQLLLLRRLQLAGHKPLGLVGGSTGLVGDPRPTAERQLHSRDVVAEWTSRLRDQIGNYLSFEGENAARMVNNLDWTAPLSAIDFLRDIGKHFRVGAMLKKDAVAARLNSEAGISYTEFSYQVLQALDYLELYRQYDCVLQTGGSDQWGNLTGGVDLIRRVEGAQVHALGSPLITNSDGTKFGKSEGNAIWIDASLTSPYAFYQFWLNTDDADVVARLKVFTFFTRDEIAELERLVADEPYRRAAQRALARAVTELVHGTAATEAAIAASEALFGQGDLGALDAETLRAAVDELPNAQARLGVPVAQALVDTGLATSLGEARRFIAQGGVSVNNVKIADESAHLSDADRLPGGHVIVRRGKKSLAGLTLTA